Part of the Zingiber officinale cultivar Zhangliang chromosome 8A, Zo_v1.1, whole genome shotgun sequence genome, ATTATTCTAACAATCTGTTGGGATTTCCTACTAATGTTGTCTCTTGCAATATAACCTGGATAGATACATGGACGAACGAGGTATACCTACAGTCTCTATGTCTGTTCGGCTTTGTAATGagaataattttatgtaatttaccCTTTGAAGAGAGAGTTGAATCCTATAAATACGACTGGCCATAAGTCCAGTCGGTAATATGCTCGTAAGCTCATGCTGAAGATCTATTGAGGAGCCAAGTCTCGCAGGTTCGATCAACTTTAGGATCGACCGACCGTATGATGAAAGACCGACTATTGGATAACAAGGCGCTCGGACTAGTAGGTATGACTGGCCTTGTGATGGTCTGATTTATACGAGAGGTTGTACTATATTGTAGGACGACATTTGTAAAATGGAAGTAATATCTTAGAAGTAGAGCACTGAACTCCATATGCTCAATCAACTTCAGGGTCGTTCGAATTTAGTCTTTATGTCTTGACGCTGAATGAAGATATATGCCTATTAAGCCCGCCTAGCTATAAAGATGTTTAGCCAAATATTGAGAGAGAACACTAAGTTTAAATATGGCCAACCGACCTTTGGAACGATTGGATATATAATAGAATTATACGGTGCGGGTCATAATTTCGACCGGCCTTTGCGTCGGTCGGCTATTCACAAGTGGAGCATTGGATCCTTCAAACACGACTGACTATCCTTATACTAAAGGCACTAGCATCGAATGAGGAATTAAGCTCTGATGAGGATAACGTCCTGGCTACTATATCATCTTAAATTTGACTTTCACCTCACTTATAAGTCCGTTAGTAATATCCCTTaccaataataaataataatatctgACAATATACTTGTGGACAATTATATAATTTTACGGAGATAAATGGAATGGAGTGTCAAGTGTCTTttgctttttaataaaaataaataaaaaagatgcCCCCTAtcaataaattaatattattgcCCAACAAATATTAGCGATAGATAAATAAGTACCAAAAAGTTAAGGGGAGCTTCATTAATTACGGTTAAACACAATCTATAGCAGTGGCGGTTGAATCCGTTAGGTCAAATCGGTATGCAGAGCTAGATCGCCATAACCGTGGCCATGAAATGCATGCACCATCACGCATCTTTCTTCCTTTTTAACCATCACACAGACACAGTGATGGAGTCATGGGCGAAATGATTACCCAAGCAGATCGATTCCTATCTCCATCACTGTCATTCTACTTTTGCTGCAGTTGCATGGTGCAAACCATCATCTCCCAAATCCACACCATATCATCATGTGCACGATCGATAATCCTTATCCAACACAAGCAAGCAGAATCCTAAGCAAACAAACCAAAAAACGCCCTTAATTCTTAAGAATTTCCTGATCTGATCATGCTCCAGCAGAGTCCAGTCCaagctaattaattaattaattaaacagaGAAAATTAACATAGCTAGCTAGCACTGCTCGATCGTGATCTTGCACTAATTAAACCTTCCCATGTCCCTGTGCCGCGCAATGCACCCTCTTCTTGCCATGGAGTGTGAAGCCGAAGAGCTTAAAGCTGCTCCCTGGATCGTCGCCGAGTGGCGCCGCCTCTGTTCGTTCCGGCGACCTGTTCCTAATTGGGCGCTGAACATGCCTCTGTTCGTGGCTGACATGGTTTTGTATGAAAAGCACAATGTCGTCGTAGAGCTTCTTCATGTGCGTCAGTTCCGACAGCAGCATGGAGTTCTTCCTCCTCAGTCTCTGGTTGTCCTCAGAGAGCGCCGTCAGGAACTCTGTTTCGCCGGGGACCGGAAAAGCAGGCTCCGCCGCCCAGGACAAACTCGCTTCGTCAGAGTAAAACGGCTGGTAATGGAAGATCTGAGACGCCACCTGAGATGTCTTCCTCCTGTGTATCTCCGAGAGCAGATGCTTCCCTCCtctcctgaaatactcattcgcGAACTCCCACCTGTCCGCTGCAATCTTCCTAAAACCCTGAAATCGCTAGCACACACCATGAACGCACTGCGGAAAACTGATAAGAAATCAtttaagaagaggaagaaggcgaAGAACGATCTGCGCGTACGTAGGTATTGAGTTGTCTGACAAAGCTGGAGAAGTTGTTGTGCTTGAAGAACTTGGGCAGGACGTCCATTGCAAACTCCGACGGCCTCCATACGACGAAGGTGGTGGCGTCGCCTCCCCAAGACACAATGTGATCGGTGCGAGGATCATCAACCAGCTGATAAGTTTTAGTCAGAAATGGTGCAGGGACTACTGATCTCGGAGAATCCATGCAAGTCTGCACCATgtcccttcctctcctctccaccaaaaaAGCCATGAACATACAACACCACTCAACAACCCTCTttgactctctctctctctctgatgattttatatatatatatatatatataaagaattttcTGTAGAGAATTCTTGCTAGCTGTTGATGGATTAagaaaacaacatatatatttcatgcatatccATTCAGCTTTCTGTCATTTGGAGCTTGGGATCTGAGAGTACGATAAAGAAGTAAACTTTAGTCTCCATTCAAACTTCAGATCATTGCATTCGCTGCTAGCTAGCTCAAACTCACGGTGATTAATTAGCGAGCATGGATTTGGAGAAGGGGAAACTGCAAGGAACGAGAAGTAGTACTGTCCAAAGAAGGGACTGTGGAGGACTGCGAGCTGTTCTTAGAACTTGAAAATTATGGAAGATTCTATTCGGATATGACAAGTAATTGCACATGTTATCAGACCTCACATGAGACCTAACTCTCTCTCCATCAGCATGTGAGTCCCTGCATGGAAGCCAGTCCCTGCCATTGACTCACCAGGCCAGAGAAAGGCTAGCTATTAATCTCGACGACAGGGATTGCAGAGCTCAATCCCTTGTCCTCTGCACAAACCTAAATGCATTCATGTGACCAATGAGACAAACTCACACCTTCCTCAAGCATGACTCCATGTGACAAAACAATTCCCCTTTTcttcctttatttcttttctttttcctttcagTTCATTGCACTAATTAACTTGCGAGAACAAGAACAGTGGAGCAAACAGAAGTGATCGGAGTCGAACACATCGAGGAGGGAATATTGTGATGGATGAATTGAAGAGTTAGGGAAAGCAGAAAGGGGAGCTTTTTAATGCTGGAAAAGGGAGAAAAGACCATCCAAAGTAGGGAGGTTAGCAGACAAAGGAAGCTTTGCAGGCAGCATTTCATTCTTTTGGCACAGTAAGTAGGCCACAGCACTGAGTGGGAGCTGATTAAAGTGCCTGCATATTCTGCTGCATATAAAGAGGAGATACCAAGGGGAGTGCTAGTGTTACCCATTCCATCCAAACAATACTTTTGATGTAATTGTGTTGAGTGAACTAACTTCAGTTCGCCCATTGCACTAATTCAGCTTTCTTAGTCTCCTCGTGTGCCATGACCATTTCTTCTCTTTTTCGACTCAAATTACTTGCAATTTCACCTTGGAGGACAATGGGCCGGGGTTAACAATGGAGAAGTCGACTCAAGATAGTCAAAGGAACAAACTCTTTAGGAAAACAATTCATCTTTGATTCTGTCTGAAAACTAGAAAGATAGTACGTTGGGGCAGGTGGCGGTGTGATTGATTGGCAGAAAACTTTGTGAAGGAAAAGAAGATGACGAACTGGAGTAGGAAAAGAGCTCCGAATTTCTTCTCTGCACATACTCAAACGAGCTAACAAAATGTTAGTATCCAAAAATCAGAGAAGGGGCTCCTAGCGAAGgttctccaatgctcaagtcaatatgatgtccgagcggaagaagaagaacagtgtgAGCAAATAAGACTATTGTAAAAGTATACGTCgcataccttgccaacggagaagaCTCCTCATTTATATACCACCTttcataacctccgcaatcatgagTTGGCAAAGAATGTCAGAGATTATCGAGTAAGGGAAGATGTACAATAATTGTCCAAAGAATCTTACGTTACCTATATGTGCACCTTTTTTATCTTTTGTAACTTATGTCATTAATGAGGTGGTTGAAGGAATATGTTGTCATAAGTTGTCGGCTGATGGGAAATGTAATCACCTTCAAAGAAGGTTCTAGGGAATGCTTATATTATaatagaagaatattctctaatAAATGGTTATTATTCTGACAATTTGTTATGATTCTCTGACCATGTTATCTGTTGAATGTATCTCGGCCGGATATATAAACCGACCAACTGTATATCTGTCCTTCACTTAAATTGCTCGAATATGCACTGGGTGGTGCTGGAGATATGCTTTGGAAGTAATATGAAGCTAAGTCTCTTAGGTCCGGTCGGTTCTAtagaaaagccctagtgagtgaaactagacagtgagaaagtcctggtgagtgaagttagacagttgggaaatcctaatgagtgaagctaggtagtaagaAAGTTGTGATGAGTAAAGCCAGATAGTTGgaaagccctaatgagtgaagctaggtagtgagaaagttctggtgagtgaagtcaaacagtagaaatccaggtggatcaaggttgaccggacatttggtgagtgaaagtccaagtgggtcaaagggttgatcggacacttgatgACTAAGTTCCATCAGATCAAGATTGATCAGATGCTATGCAATGAggagtaccaacaggtcatggttgatcggatgttagacatgggaaccctagacttgagctAAGCAAGTTAGGGTTAGTCAATCGATCAGGTGTATTGGATCGTAAAgacgctagaggaggggtgaatagctatCGTCGCTTTTTCGAAAGTCGAGAATATGCAGCAGATAAAAAGTTAAGGAGAAAGAAGTGAGAAAGAAAAAGACAAGCACTCGCTAACACAAGTaaacttttacttggtttggagctttcgatgactcttactccaagactcgCACTCATTGAGTGATTTCATTGAGCAATCCATTAATAGTTCAAATAATACAGTAATGAAGTACAAGTGAACTAAAAAGGTTACCAACAACAAAGAAAGTAAGGAGAACTTAATCACCGGTTGTCGGAGGAGTGTTACAGGTTCATAGGAGTTTTTTCAGAGCAGCACATAGGAATGAAAGTCATAGCACTTGATATTTTGAAGCTACTAGTCGAAGGTTGCTTTTATAGCCCCGTCCGGGCACATGGATCCCCTCCCGGGCGCTAGACTGTGATGACATGACAAGCTTTCGTTGAAACTTTATCcttgaagtttatccacctccgagcgcccggaccccttccggGCAACTGGACAGTTGACGTGGGTTCGGCCAGTCGTTGCGCTCAAACTCAGCTTCTAGATGAATTttttggtccgggcgcttggaccaactccgggcgcctggaccgccTGAGTGCCTAACCAGGAACCTCTCCGGGTAAAGCTGGTctgggcgcttggatcccttctctcgatgatgacgaaatgacatttatggtaagaaaatttaagaagttttttagatctaacaaattcaaTTAAGTACAGGAGAAGAGCAAGAAAGATAAGATGCTATAActgtaataaaaagaaaatgtaCATCAAGAATAACTACCCAAAGCTGAAAAATAAGGACAACAGGAAAGAGTCAAGCACAATGAAGCACAAGACATTAAAGGTAATTTCGGACGAGACGTTATCAGAATCTGAATTAGAGGAATATGAtgaactagcactgatggccagtcaccaagaggagagcatagatgaagggggggCCATAACAGAAGAAAGCTGCAGTGAGGAGAAAGAAATAAACTTCAGAGTAGATCTGGTAAGTGTGGTATGTTTactacctcctgaccaattatATTCAGGTATTAAATCTATGACTAGATCGTTATATAGGCTTAAGTCTAAAAATACtaatttgaaaaaggaagttttagaattaagaacaatctTAATAAATACATGCCCTTTAGAAATATACGATGAactaaaggatgaaaatgaaaaattgaaagaccaaattaaaaaatcaaaaaattatgCATGTATTCATCCAAATACATGGAGAAATAATAGAAGTCTAAATTAGTACTTTAAATTtcataagggccaaattagaaaagTATTAAAAAATATGTACCCAAGAAATTTATTGTTAAtcatagataaaaaaaattattttggatccctaaatcttacttagaataaataaataatgatgcatgtattttaattttacttgcaaaattAATTTCATATACTTACTTTTCATaaattttgctattttttttttgtattgcaACAATACATAATCTGTTCATATAAAACTTTTTAGGATTtttcatcaattaaatatttttcttttaattattgattgaaaatcatattttaaattttaaatttttttggagacttattttaaaaaaatcagatTATTTTCATAACTACCGTTATATTTTGAACATATATAAATTAGCCAGATTTTTAGGATAGAaatactatttttaaatatttatttttaaaaatgaatattATCTGCTTAAAATATTTTTCGTATGAGTTTTTCTAAGAATttcttattcaatttttttttaataatagaaAAGTTGGTTCTCTAtctagaaaattatttttgaaattttatgagAAATAATAAACTTTCTATGGATTATTTACCAAAagcttatttttaaaactaaaacagCTCGAAAActtatttttggaaaatttattttttaattaattatgcatTCTGttctcttaaatttttttttggagatttgtttaaataaaaatatattttaaaaatatattttataaaaattatatttctatACAAAATAATTTACTTATGCTAAAATgctttaaaattttcataaaattttttcTGCATATTCATATACTACTGTTCAActttaagaaaaactttcaaaaaattttaaagtgttaaacttatttttaaattaaatttgactagtgtgattattaaatctaaaaaattcaaatttttagaaaaatattttgtaattttttttactttgaatcCTATTTCTTTAACACTTAGAAacagtttcatatttttatctacttgtaatttttttttccaactttATGTTGATAcgatcaaagagggagaatgaGTGAGCTTAAGTCTAGGAGGAGATTATAGTTGTAATTTTacagtttgtaaaattttagttttaattgtcattttattaattttatgtttttaccctaactctaacttgagttgatgcacatcaaagagagagagattgtaagtacccaaggtagttttgatatggtcaacctggttaagttaggttctgtgtatgtttgatgtcttgtatctaagtgtgcaaaaaCTTAGGAGTACAATAAGTTGAGTAAAAGACCCAACTAGCCAGAAGGATGATAAgagagagagtcgacaggctcggtgcgtccgagggacgagtactgcggaagagtatgctggcggacgagaatgaagcacgcgacgtttctgagggatgagaagtcagagtagaagattgctcgaggagaaagtcgaaaaatgagttcaggtgagccctattatggatggacgaaatcacccaagagAAGAAAGCCGGAGTGGAGGAGAAACCGAACAGTAAACATTATGTTGACTGTTCGAGCGcttggaccaagtccaggcgcccagacccccTGACACCCCTAGGGTTGGTTCCCTTGGCGAGGCTTCGAACGGGCCAATCAGCACGATCCGGGCGTCCGAAGCtgctccgggtgctcggaccaaaTAAGATTGATCCATTATGAGCTGTTGTGAATCGTTATaacatggataaagttttatctactcCCAGGTGCCCAGAGCTACCATGTCAACAAATGGTCAGATTTGACCAAcagactataaatagagtcctAATCTCAGTAGTTTAACATAACACTTATACTTAAATTGCTTTTCTGTTTTACTACTTTAATTGTGAGCTATCAAtattgtaagagactactccgctcGAAGGAGAATTCTAGTGAGTTTTTCATAGTCTTGATTAGCAATTTttttattgcaaaccaagtaaattctgtgtctctttctttcatttaatttatttcaactaaTTATTTTACAAGCAAGTGTTTctctaatttagtttgaaaaggaCAAGaaagtttagttttatttttcagggcaattcaccccctcttgtctgCCGCACTAACAAGGACCTacactaggctcatttcaaattcttattccattaaagttataaattttTGCAAAAATTCTGAGCCGGCTAAACAAAAAATTATATTGTCTGCATATACTTAGACTACGAAGATATCTTGTTTGAGTGATTatacaaataaagtttgatcaatttaaccttggttgaatcctttagaaatTAGATAGGAGTTTAACCTTTCACACAAGgacctaggtgcttgtttaagaccaaacaaagctttctttagtttaaaccCATGGTCAGGATGATCCAGACTCTCAACCCCAGGTGGTTGACCTATatagacctcttcttttattaacccacttaagaaggcagatttaacatccatttaataaagcttaaatcctttatgggttgcatagcttAGTAGaattctaatagactcaagtctggctactagagtataggtttcatcatagttaagtcCCTCTACTTAACTAAAACCTTTAACAACTAATCTGACTTTGTTTCTAACAATTttcattttcacttagtttatttctaaacactcattttgtttctattacctttttattattaGATAATGGTACTAAATCTAAGActttatttctttcaaattaggTCAATTCTTCCTAcatggctataatccagtctAGGTTAAGTAAGAATTCTTCTACCATTttgggttcgattttagaaattaaagatatttgacttaggtatCTAAAAGATGATCTAGTTTGAATTCTTAGATCTAGGTCacctataatttatttaattgggTGGTTTGAGTTGGCTCTTATTGTTCTAGGCTAagtttgttcattttcttgtggttgattttATTCATCTTCGTATTCGTAATATTGGGTTTTCACTTGCTCTCCCTAGATTAGTGTTAGCTCTAATAAAATCAATTGGTTGGTATTAAGGTTAAGTTGAGTTAGATTCTTTAGTTATTCcatcaaattttacattggttgTTTTCTCAATTTTTAGAGTtgttttattataaactctatatcctctactgttTGGAGGGTACCCTataaagattccattttctacctttgaggtaaattttcctaagtattctcttgtatttaatatgtaaaCAAGATatctaaatactttaaagtatttaatattaggtatttattataataaatttcaaatggggttttattatgtttcttatttattattgttctattttgtacataataTGCTGTATTAACAACTTCTGCTCAGAAATATTTTGGTAGTTGGTATTCATTAAGTATTGTCCTAGCAACCTCttggagagttctattttttctttcaactattCCCTTTGTTGAGGTGTATTAGAACACGACAATTCTTGATGGTGCCCATTTTCTAAGCAGAATTTAGTAATTTAAAcctatcatttttaaattttccaccgttatcactcctaattcttttgatttctgagtctttttcattttcagtttgtttacaaaaattactaaatatttcaaatgtttcatctttattttttaagaattttacccaagtaaattttgagtaatcatcaattattactagataGTATATATTTCCATTAATAGATTTAATCCCGTGTGAGTTAAATAAATCTAAATATAATAATTCAAGTATTgaattggtttgagtttgattagtgtGTTTGTTGGTTGATTTGGTTTTTTTTccttattgacaagcattacaaattgttgagtctaagttggaTAGTTTTGGTAGTACTATAACTAAGCCATTTAATTTGGTGAGATTTCTAAAGTGAGTGTGAGACAGTCTTTTATGCCATAGCTAAGTTTCCTccttttgtgtcaagtgacacttaagtgaggagctgACTAAGTTAATTATGTAAATATTATTATTcataaatccttttaattttattgtgaggtatttcatatgtttaattaaacattcagtaGTAGATGTAAATCTAATTTTATACTTTCAATCACATAATTAACTAACATTGAGcaagttgaatttaaaattttcaataagtaGTACTTTGTGAATAATACAATTAGATTCTagttcaatgttacctattccaattaccttaagtttatcaTTGTTTTCAAAGGCAATTGTTCCTAGTCTTTTGAATGTCAGGTTTGTGAACATTATTTGATCTCCGGTCATGTGTCAGGAGCAACCACTGTCTACTATTCATTTAGATtcctataaaaaaaaaagtaagaataAAAAGTTTAGCTTAAGTGTTAACTTaactttgtttatttttatttttaattttaacttaagtttaaattttaatttaattttaagtttaagctaatttaatttaattttgtttgattttaatttaattttaaatttaatttaatttatcctCATTCATTTCACGAGTTTAAGTTTTTAGACAAAGGGATCCTATGATTTTGTAAGATGAGTTAAGTTGGATttcaggatttgatttagcttatgttagattcaaatttagctttgcGTTTAACAAGCagacattctttgaataaacgtctaagctgtggtgagtcacctgtgcattattagagtaaccatgcctttaaaattttctaaatagttctgcctactgaacttagtacaaaattttGGTCTAGCTAGTTAGAATTAGTAAGgagtagtttcagttagttccactaagcaagtgcaccaggtcgaagtcatatcttcttagacatgcatagacagcttccctaacttactatcatccacaTCTTCTCTAGTACCATTtattaagttaaacttttgtccctatttatcctagtcctaattacccagtcaagtaaattattattttagaggtgtcaactaatttggagtctccctctgaattattgacctttagaTTTAGGTTTTAGATTTGTatcgatttattttatagttataatagattggttatagtttgagtttaaattaattttatatttatttaatttaggtttaatttttaatttatttgatttgattttattctttatgttagaatttagttttgaaggtttaattttgagattaaggttgagttatttggttcattttgatttgattttaagtagtatattttatttttaggtacatagtaCTAATTGAGTCCTACTTACTTGGTTGGACAAGCTTTCAGAACTCAAGTTttagttagtttcttattttggCTTATATGTGATATGCATGCTTTGTTTGTTGAGTTGGACTTGTATTTgagtttggatttattatatataacttgttgagatccaagtatcatgtctagATACTTGGATatggttgtaaatttttctaacaattcTTTTAGATTAGTtactttagtttttcatttaGAGTTTTTTTCCTCAAGTTTTTTGACATAAGTTGGGTTAGTGTTTTTTGTTTGGGAGTTAAGTTGTTCCttaaggtgttgattttccttaaggagtatgttattttattttttagatttaattaactatttattaagataggcaataattttaaaaaaattgcagTTAAGATAGATTGTACCTCGTCGGAACcatcggaaatgagtacggactcgtggcttgactcGTATTTGGACCTCGTCGTCTTGATCCACCTCACTTTTTGATTCGGGCCAGATGCTATCAGCGCaaggtagttgtgatgcttccAATCTTCGATGTTCGATTCTTCGGAAGATGTCTCATCCCAAGTCACCTTTTCTTCTTTCTAAAATTTGATGTTAAGTAATTTATTCAGAGGTGAATCCTTTTCGGTTACCTTTGCATCatttgttccttcgtgtaactcaatgagtttatcccaaagttcttttgcattctTGTGAGGGTCGATATGGTTTAGTTCCTCCTTCATGAGTCCACACTAGATTGTGTTCAACGCCTTAAAGTCGGTTTGCACCTTCTTTTTCATCTCTGGATTCTAGTTTTTTGGATCCATTGAAGTTCCAATGTT contains:
- the LOC122011485 gene encoding heat stress transcription factor B-4b-like; this encodes MFMAFLVERRGRDMVQTCMDSPRSVVPAPFLTKTYQLVDDPRTDHIVSWGGDATTFVVWRPSEFAMDVLPKFFKHNNFSSFVRQLNTYGFRKIAADRWEFANEYFRRGGKHLLSEIHRRKTSQVASQIFHYQPFYSDEASLSWAAEPAFPVPGETEFLTALSEDNQRLRRKNSMLLSELTHMKKLYDDIVLFIQNHVSHEQRHVQRPIRNRSPERTEAAPLGDDPGSSFKLFGFTLHGKKRVHCAAQGHGKV